TTtgatgctgtttctgctgcagcctcttggcctccatctctttcctgaacttctgctgaagctgctgctgtcggAGCTTTCTCAGCTGTTTGGGGTCTGTGTGCCCTTCAGACACCGAGTCCATGACAGGTCTGGGAGgaagaaatggaggaaatagATTGGAGGTGATACACAGGAGGTGAAGTATTAGCGCCACCAAAAACAGGAATTAGACCCCCTGCTGCTGACCTGGAGCAGAcgttctccctctgcctgtcgAGAGCAGAGTCAGCGGCATTAGGAGTATGAACTTCTGAACAGTTCTGGTTCTGGTTGTGGATTCTGGGCTCCAGCGGTGTCCTGCCAAGTGCCACTGCAGACGCAAGCTTGTCCTCTCGGACCAGACTGGAGAAGCGGGCCTTGTCCACTGAGGGCTCACCATCAGAGCGCTTCGTCTGCATCAGGtctagaggaggaggaggctttgTGTGGAGGAGAAGTGATAAGATTCAGCATCCAAAGAATTTAATGAAAGTATAAACTGCTAAAAGTTCATATAATGTATCTAACCTGTTTGGGGAGCTTGTTGATGGCTAGAAGATATTCTTTATTCAGGATGCAGTTACCCAGAGCGTTACCGAAGCATCTCCacaagaccaaaacaaaacccaaacaaataaaacatacaaatcAAATATCAGCAAAAGTGTTTGATCAGTCTGCTTAGAATAAAccatattttagaaaaaaatattttgtcatcAAACAACctgaaacattaaacatattgtctttttagtgttttcaattgagtatatgtcaaaaaagattagcaaattatcacactGTTTAagttatgttttacacagcatcaccATTTGTTTTGGAGTCGAATTGTATTTCAGATTGATAAGAGATATAAAAATGCTAACTCCAGTACTTCAGTGCTCTCTTCATGCCATCAGTGACAGCTTCTTTTCTCGCCTTTTCCAGTGACAGAGCTTTAGACTTCAGCCCTTCACTGACTCCATACCCGACATCCTCATGAAACGACCCGTCCTGGAGGGAAAGCACACGTCGTGACACACAAACGCTGACAGAATGAGCATCAGAGGGTGATGAGCATCACAGGGAATACatgatttaaaaatgtcaagtgAAAGTAATCTAAATCAGATGATCCATTGTGTGAAAATAGCGCTGAAATTACAATCAGTACAGTAAAATGAATGAGGTGATTGGTCAAAccttcagctgcactttgaCAAATGCACTGACTCCAACATAAAACTTCCCATTGATGAGGTCAACAAAGTCTGTGAAACATAAGTTTTCATTAGTCTGGCTGTGGGTGAACAGCTTTACTTTAATAAGACTCTCCAGTGACAAGAAGCTGAGACGTACCGACATTCTGCTGAGAGATGGAGTGAGACCATCCGTTGTATCCAAACATCTCATTGGCCAGGCTGATTACACGATGCCCTTCAATGTAGCACACCTGGAAGAGTCCATTCAAGGGTTGATATGAGAGAGGCAGAAGCAGGGTTATATCCAAATGGTCTTACACAACCTGATTTGTCAAACTGGAAAATGGGCAAATTTGGGTAAAATTTCCtcctataaaaaaaaatatataaagacaTGGCATAAGTGCATTTGTGCAATAACAATGTGCTTATAAATTCACTTTAACTCAGCTGACAGACACATTTAACTTTGCAACAGTTCTGCAGTTGACTTAAACTTGGCGTCACAGCAGtacagaaaacaaaggcagagagacGAACAAAGACTtgccctctgtcctcctccagccaCTCTGGTACTGATGTATTCTGGTCCAAGCTTCTGTTGCAGAGCGTTGTGCACCGCCTGGTACTCCTCAGCTGTGTAGGtacactgacaacacacacagtccagttagcagagcaaaaacaagacacacacacacacacactgtgcattgaTGGTGTTTTCTGATCAACCCTAATTAATGTGAGTGAGTAACCCTCTCACACAGTGCTGATGCACTGCCTTCTGCTTATCACATGGCCACAGTGTTTTAAAGATGACTTTCATCTGCGCAGCTGATACAATACATAGTGATATATCGCACATATATAGTGTTGTTAGAATAGTTTTGGAACAATTCATCTAAAAACTAGTGttaatctcctcctcctcttgctgatCCAGTCCATAAGTCTTTCATGTTTGGTTTCTTTTCTAgaactgcaactaatgattagTTTCATAATCAACTAATCTGACGATTTGCTTTTGGTTTGACTGTCATGAAtgacaaaaatgagaaaaaaaaatccaaagtcTTTTCATGCACTATCCTAAATgaccaagaaaagcagcaaatcgtCACATCCCTGACTGATGAAACCCAGGATTTCTCTCATAACATCAAGACGTGAACACACGATGAGCCCTGATGCTGCTAGTTACTTAGTTCTACACACCTGAGTCTGATCTGAATGGGTGTGTGACTGGAGCTTTCAGGTAAAGGGTCTGGTGTGTTAGTATGAAGCTTCTCTGCACACACGGCATGAACCCACCTGTCCGAAGCTCTTGGGCGCAGAGCTGCTCCTCTCCTCGGAGCTGCTGGACATGACTGCAGAGCTCTCCTATAGTCACTCAAGTAAACAGGCAGTAGTCAATACAGCTAAATAACAACTGCTCTCAGGTCTTCTAACTAACCTATCACTACGCCATGTAACTATCAGCAAAGGTAACTTCGTTATTAAAAGCTCAGATTAACCGAGAACTGACTGACAAGCGAAGCTAACGATAAAGGTATGCAGCATAGCATGTCAACAAGTCAAACTAACAAATAATGGTAGCTTCAGTTAACGTTAGCTGGCTAATATTATATTATCCCTAACCGGG
This sequence is a window from Chaetodon trifascialis isolate fChaTrf1 chromosome 10, fChaTrf1.hap1, whole genome shotgun sequence. Protein-coding genes within it:
- the rad52 gene encoding DNA repair protein RAD52 homolog, producing MFGYNGWSHSISQQNVDFVDLINGKFYVGVSAFVKVQLKDGSFHEDVGYGVSEGLKSKALSLEKARKEAVTDGMKRALKCFGNALGNCILNKEYLLAINKLPKQPPPPLDLMQTKRSDGEPSVDKARFSSLVREDKLASAVALGRTPLEPRIHNQNQNCSEVHTPNAADSALDRQRENVCSRPVMDSVSEGHTDPKQLRKLRQQQLQQKFRKEMEAKRLQQKQHQTKSEDTEVTIGRGSSGGHEDVPALSDSTSTGHRTPSSRDEYLADDPELWNFTLDGIEELNVPADGPQDRGLRPSTPSSHQMQTRSKTPQRAPGRPPDQAPSYSSGQDRTQFRPQAGSGEAFSPYRQGQYMKKRRLDT